Proteins from one Streptomyces sp. 840.1 genomic window:
- a CDS encoding aldehyde dehydrogenase family protein: MPNCRPRRGPGAGGRFAVVDPATGEAFDDSPDQQPDELDGVVGRAEAAWRGWRDDPAARAAALLAAADAVESAAPGLAPLLTREQGKPLAESYAELDRTAARLRYFARAAPGPRPIRDGRPVHSEIRWRPLGPVAAIVPWNFPLQLASAKFAPALAAGNTVVLKPSPFTPLATRLLVSVVSAALPEDVLTIVTGREPLGARLASHPGIRHVTFTGSVPTGRAVAEGAAASLARVTLELGGNDAAILLDDVDVERIAERLFWAAFRNCGQVCMAVKRVYAPVRLHSRVVEALAHYAKSVVVGAGLNPDTRLGPVNNAPQLARIEHCTAQAVSDGARAVCGGHRLERPGYFFAPTILTGVPPSSAVVTEEQFGPVLPVLPYGRLDEAVEAANSTRFGLGGSVWGTDLDRAEAVAGRLECGTAWINHHAELSLAQPFAGIKESGVGVAGGPWGLYGNLRPFVVHRPLEG; encoded by the coding sequence ATGCCGAACTGCCGGCCCCGCCGCGGGCCCGGAGCCGGCGGGCGTTTCGCCGTCGTCGATCCGGCGACGGGTGAGGCCTTCGACGATTCCCCCGACCAGCAGCCGGACGAACTGGACGGCGTCGTCGGCCGGGCGGAGGCGGCCTGGCGCGGCTGGCGGGACGACCCCGCCGCCCGCGCCGCCGCACTCCTCGCGGCAGCCGACGCCGTGGAGTCGGCCGCGCCCGGCCTCGCGCCGCTCCTCACCCGTGAGCAGGGCAAACCCCTGGCCGAGTCGTACGCGGAGCTCGACCGCACGGCGGCCCGCCTGCGCTACTTCGCAAGGGCCGCTCCCGGGCCCCGCCCCATCAGGGACGGCCGTCCGGTGCACAGCGAGATCCGCTGGCGGCCGCTCGGGCCGGTCGCCGCGATCGTCCCCTGGAACTTTCCCCTCCAGCTCGCGTCGGCGAAGTTCGCTCCGGCGCTCGCCGCGGGCAACACGGTGGTGCTGAAGCCGTCCCCGTTCACACCTCTTGCCACCAGGCTGCTGGTGTCCGTGGTCTCCGCCGCCCTGCCCGAGGACGTGCTGACGATCGTCACGGGCCGCGAGCCGCTCGGCGCCCGCCTCGCCTCCCATCCGGGGATCCGCCATGTCACCTTCACCGGTTCCGTTCCCACCGGCCGGGCGGTCGCCGAGGGCGCGGCGGCCTCACTCGCCCGGGTCACGCTGGAGCTGGGCGGCAACGACGCGGCGATCCTGCTGGACGACGTGGATGTGGAACGGATCGCGGAGCGGCTGTTCTGGGCGGCGTTCCGCAACTGCGGGCAGGTCTGCATGGCGGTCAAACGCGTCTACGCCCCGGTCCGGCTCCACTCCCGCGTGGTCGAGGCCCTCGCGCACTACGCGAAGAGCGTCGTGGTCGGAGCCGGACTGAACCCGGACACGCGGCTGGGGCCGGTGAACAACGCCCCGCAGCTGGCCCGGATCGAGCACTGCACGGCCCAGGCCGTGTCGGACGGCGCCCGAGCCGTCTGCGGCGGCCACCGGCTGGAGCGGCCGGGATACTTCTTCGCTCCCACGATCCTGACCGGTGTTCCCCCGAGCAGCGCCGTGGTGACGGAGGAGCAGTTCGGTCCGGTGCTGCCGGTACTGCCGTACGGGAGACTCGACGAGGCGGTCGAGGCGGCCAACAGCACCCGTTTCGGGCTGGGCGGATCGGTGTGGGGAACGGACCTCGACCGGGCCGAGGCGGTCGCCGGCCGGCTGGAATGCGGCACGGCGTGGATCAACCACCATGCGGAACTGTCCCTCGCCCAGCCCTTCGCGGGCATCAAGGAGAGCGGTGTCGGCGTCGCGGGCGGGCCGTGGGGGCTCTACGGGAACCTCAGACCGTTCGTCGTGCACCGTCCGCTGGAGGGATGA
- a CDS encoding class I SAM-dependent methyltransferase, which translates to MGETGGTEEAGRTGETSGAGEADGVGGGVGLTALLVAAARAIETHRQDPLARDVFAEHFVLAAPACANWPVRLQQVPDGDANPLWGRFARYFGLRTRVLDDFVLRSVQAGARQVVLLGAGLDSRAYRLDWPPGCVIFEVDREGVLAFKHEVLDGLSAEPKAARVPVPVDLRADWAGALTDAGFDPAAPSVWLAEGLLFYLPNAAETSLIDTVDELSAGGSALAFEVKLDKDLLEYRDSPLYTSTTEQIGIDLLNLFDRGTRPDSAGHLTGKGWSTSVHTPFDFTRHHGRGPLPEANDALAGNRWVFANKPRP; encoded by the coding sequence GTGGGAGAAACCGGCGGGACGGAAGAAGCCGGCAGGACGGGAGAAACGAGCGGGGCGGGAGAGGCGGACGGGGTGGGCGGAGGCGTCGGCCTGACCGCTCTTCTGGTCGCTGCGGCCCGTGCGATCGAGACCCACCGCCAGGACCCTCTGGCCCGGGACGTCTTCGCGGAACACTTCGTGCTCGCCGCACCGGCCTGCGCGAACTGGCCGGTCCGCCTCCAGCAGGTTCCCGACGGTGACGCGAACCCGCTCTGGGGGCGGTTCGCGCGCTACTTCGGGCTGCGGACGAGGGTCCTCGACGACTTCGTCCTCCGGTCGGTTCAGGCGGGCGCCCGCCAAGTGGTGCTGCTGGGAGCAGGGTTGGACTCCCGGGCGTACCGGCTCGACTGGCCGCCCGGCTGTGTGATCTTCGAGGTCGACAGAGAAGGCGTGCTGGCCTTCAAGCACGAGGTGCTCGACGGGCTGTCCGCCGAACCGAAGGCGGCGCGCGTACCGGTCCCGGTCGATCTGCGCGCCGACTGGGCAGGAGCGCTGACCGACGCCGGATTCGACCCGGCCGCACCCAGCGTCTGGCTGGCCGAGGGGCTGCTGTTCTACCTGCCCAACGCCGCCGAGACCAGCCTCATCGACACGGTGGACGAGTTGAGCGCCGGCGGAAGCGCCCTCGCGTTCGAAGTCAAACTCGACAAGGATCTGCTGGAATACCGCGACAGTCCCCTCTACACCTCGACCACTGAGCAGATCGGCATCGACCTGCTCAACCTGTTCGACAGGGGGACGAGGCCGGACTCCGCCGGACATCTGACCGGCAAGGGCTGGTCGACATCGGTCCACACCCCCTTCGACTTCACCCGCCACCACGGACGCGGCCCGTTACCGGAGGCCAACGACGCGCTCGCGGGCAATCGGTGGGTGTTCGCGAACAAGCCCCGGCCGTGA
- a CDS encoding NAD(P)-dependent alcohol dehydrogenase produces MRFDAAVLRGYEGPFAVEEVVLEAGPAEGEVLVRIAGCGMCRTDLAVRHSAGRSPLPAVLGHEGAGVVVETGGPDTGLNAGDHVVLGFDSCGRCPTCLSGAPAYCDSFASLNLFGGRTEHAARFRDAAGGGLAPRWFGQSSFAAYAMVRARNAVRVDPALPVELLGPLGCGFLTGAGAVLNSFGAGPGDTLAVFGAGAVGLAAVMAATAAGAVTVAVDRFPERLALAERFGAIPLRAGPAGPADRIRALTGGGVQYALDTTGSAQLINDALRALRPTGHLGLVARLRTTLPIEPGSLDRGRRISHICEGDAVPRLLVPRLTGLWQAGRFPFDELIRTYPLADINEAERDCEAGRVVKPVLIP; encoded by the coding sequence ATGAGGTTCGACGCGGCGGTACTGCGCGGGTACGAGGGGCCGTTCGCCGTCGAGGAGGTGGTCCTGGAGGCGGGGCCCGCCGAGGGCGAGGTGCTGGTCAGGATCGCCGGCTGCGGGATGTGCCGGACCGACCTCGCGGTGCGGCACTCGGCGGGCCGTTCACCGCTGCCGGCGGTGCTCGGACACGAGGGGGCCGGGGTGGTGGTGGAGACGGGTGGCCCGGACACCGGGCTGAACGCCGGCGATCACGTCGTGCTGGGCTTCGACTCCTGCGGGCGCTGCCCGACGTGCCTGAGCGGCGCCCCCGCCTACTGCGACTCCTTCGCCTCGCTCAATCTCTTCGGCGGCCGGACGGAGCACGCGGCACGGTTCAGGGACGCGGCGGGCGGCGGGCTGGCCCCGCGCTGGTTCGGCCAGTCGTCGTTCGCCGCGTACGCGATGGTCCGGGCCCGCAATGCCGTGCGCGTCGATCCCGCGCTGCCCGTCGAGCTGCTCGGGCCTCTGGGCTGCGGCTTCCTGACCGGTGCCGGAGCCGTTCTCAACTCCTTCGGCGCAGGTCCTGGGGACACCCTGGCGGTGTTCGGTGCGGGGGCGGTGGGCCTGGCCGCGGTGATGGCGGCGACGGCGGCCGGTGCGGTGACCGTGGCCGTCGACCGGTTTCCCGAACGGCTGGCCCTCGCGGAGCGGTTCGGTGCGATCCCGTTGCGTGCCGGACCGGCCGGCCCTGCCGACCGGATCCGGGCCCTGACCGGCGGTGGTGTGCAGTACGCGCTGGACACCACGGGCTCCGCACAGCTGATCAACGACGCGCTCCGGGCGCTGCGCCCGACCGGTCATCTCGGGCTGGTGGCGCGGCTGCGCACCACGCTGCCCATCGAACCCGGCTCACTCGACCGGGGCAGGCGCATCTCGCACATCTGTGAGGGGGACGCGGTGCCGAGGCTGTTGGTCCCGAGGCTGACCGGGCTGTGGCAGGCGGGCCGGTTCCCCTTCGACGAGCTGATCCGCACGTACCCGCTCGCCGACATCAACGAGGCCGAGCGCGACTGCGAGGCGGGCCGCGTGGTCAAGCCGGTGCTGATTCCGTAA
- a CDS encoding diiron oxygenase: MASSTVRPEDQNQDRAAGQDVARRLLDSAAKLSYDPAAEVDWETPLDPDHHGASPEWSTLYGTPYWRELTEAQRKALTRQEAASVASTGIWFEMILQQMVLRDMYAKDPTDLRFQWALTEVADECRHSIMFARGAAKLGAPAYRPHRAVVELGRAFKTLAFGEAAYAAILVAEEVLDVMQRDWMRDERVAPFVRTINNIHVVEESRHMKFARDETRRRLRNAGPVRRHINSLVVAIASYYIVTSMVNRDVYANAGLDSERARSEAGANEHHKSLMRSSCSGLMEFLASARLLTRPALFFYKRASLI; the protein is encoded by the coding sequence ATGGCAAGCAGCACTGTTCGGCCGGAGGACCAGAACCAGGACCGGGCCGCCGGTCAGGACGTCGCCCGGCGTCTGCTCGACTCGGCCGCGAAGCTGTCGTACGACCCGGCCGCCGAGGTGGACTGGGAGACGCCCCTGGACCCGGACCACCACGGCGCGAGCCCCGAGTGGAGCACGCTCTACGGGACCCCGTACTGGCGGGAGTTGACCGAGGCGCAGCGCAAGGCGCTGACCCGCCAGGAGGCCGCGTCCGTGGCCAGCACGGGCATCTGGTTCGAGATGATCCTGCAGCAGATGGTCCTGCGGGACATGTACGCGAAGGACCCCACCGACCTGCGGTTCCAGTGGGCGCTCACCGAGGTGGCCGACGAGTGCCGGCACTCCATCATGTTCGCCAGGGGCGCGGCGAAGCTCGGCGCCCCGGCCTACCGGCCGCACCGCGCCGTGGTCGAACTGGGCAGGGCCTTCAAGACACTCGCGTTCGGAGAGGCCGCCTACGCCGCGATCCTCGTCGCCGAGGAGGTCCTCGACGTCATGCAGCGCGACTGGATGCGGGACGAACGGGTCGCACCCTTCGTCCGCACCATCAACAACATCCATGTGGTCGAGGAATCGCGGCACATGAAGTTCGCCCGCGACGAGACCCGCAGGCGCCTGCGGAACGCGGGTCCGGTGCGCCGGCACATCAACTCCCTCGTGGTCGCGATCGCCTCGTACTACATCGTCACCAGCATGGTGAACCGGGACGTCTACGCGAACGCCGGGCTCGACAGCGAGCGCGCCCGCAGCGAGGCCGGGGCCAACGAGCACCACAAGTCGCTGATGCGGTCCAGCTGTTCGGGCCTGATGGAGTTCCTCGCCTCGGCCCGGCTCCTCACGAGGCCCGCGCTCTTCTTCTACAAGCGCGCCTCCCTGATCTGA
- a CDS encoding DoxX family membrane protein produces MGSVNRRDLGLLLLRVGTGAVLAAHGSQKLAGWFGGGGIEGTTAAMEAMGFHPSKHSAVAAGLGEAGGGVLLALGLATPAAGAAAAGAMAGAVAVHAPAGFFAQGGGYEYPAFLGFTAAAIGLTGPGRYSVDQATCHVFNRPWTVALAFAGGAVAAAAVVGRRAKGQVAAAPADPDLEEF; encoded by the coding sequence ATGGGCAGCGTGAACCGTCGTGACCTCGGCCTGCTTCTCCTGCGTGTCGGGACCGGCGCGGTGCTGGCCGCGCACGGCAGCCAGAAACTGGCCGGCTGGTTCGGCGGCGGAGGCATCGAGGGCACCACCGCGGCGATGGAGGCGATGGGCTTCCACCCGTCGAAGCACAGCGCCGTCGCGGCGGGACTCGGCGAGGCCGGCGGCGGCGTCCTGCTGGCCCTGGGCCTCGCCACCCCGGCGGCCGGGGCGGCGGCGGCCGGCGCGATGGCGGGAGCCGTGGCCGTCCACGCGCCCGCGGGATTCTTCGCGCAGGGCGGCGGTTACGAGTACCCGGCCTTCCTCGGGTTCACCGCTGCCGCGATCGGACTCACCGGCCCCGGCCGCTACTCCGTGGACCAGGCCACCTGTCATGTGTTCAACCGGCCCTGGACGGTGGCTCTGGCCTTCGCGGGCGGCGCGGTAGCGGCGGCCGCCGTCGTCGGCAGGCGGGCCAAGGGACAGGTGGCGGCGGCTCCGGCCGACCCCGACCTCGAAGAGTTCTGA
- a CDS encoding PadR family transcriptional regulator produces MSLPHAILTALLEKPSSGLELTRRFDRSIGYFWSATHQQIYRELGKLERAGQIRALVPAQPARGQKKEYEVLPAGREELSAWVARPEDPRQVRDPLLLRMRAAAVVGAPGLDAELRRHLALHRRQLAEYLEIEERDFPPERTSAEDRLRHLVLRGGIDLESFWIGWLTRALDDDAVPAAPPLPR; encoded by the coding sequence ATGTCACTCCCGCACGCGATCCTCACCGCCCTCCTCGAAAAGCCTTCGTCGGGGCTGGAGCTGACCCGCAGGTTCGACCGGTCGATCGGCTACTTCTGGTCGGCCACCCACCAGCAGATCTACCGTGAGCTGGGAAAGCTGGAGCGGGCCGGGCAGATCAGGGCGCTCGTACCGGCCCAGCCGGCCCGGGGGCAGAAGAAGGAGTACGAGGTACTGCCGGCGGGCCGCGAGGAGCTGTCGGCGTGGGTGGCCCGCCCGGAGGACCCGAGGCAGGTCCGGGACCCGCTGCTGCTGCGGATGCGGGCGGCGGCGGTCGTCGGGGCGCCCGGTCTCGACGCGGAGCTGCGCCGTCATCTGGCGTTGCACCGGCGGCAGCTCGCGGAGTATCTGGAGATCGAGGAGCGGGACTTCCCGCCGGAGCGCACCTCCGCCGAGGACCGGCTGAGGCATCTGGTGCTGCGCGGAGGCATCGATCTGGAGAGCTTCTGGATCGGCTGGCTGACCCGTGCGCTGGATGATGACGCCGTCCCGGCGGCGCCGCCGCTGCCGCGGTAG
- a CDS encoding (5-formylfuran-3-yl)methyl phosphate synthase yields the protein MLLLISPDGVDEALDCAKAAEHLDIVDVKKPDEGSLGANYPWVIREIRDAVPADKPVSATVGDVPYKPGTVAQAALGAAVSGATYIKVGLYGCTTPEQAIEVMRGVVRAVKDYRPDAFVVASGYADAHRIGCVNPLALPDIARRSGSDAAMLDTAIKDGTRLFDHVPPEVCAEFVRLAHGAGLLAALAGSVKAADLGALTRIGTDIVGVRGAVCEGGDRNTGRIRPSLVAAFRAEMDRHAREHAATAAAAATAG from the coding sequence ACTGCGCGAAGGCGGCGGAACACCTCGACATCGTCGATGTCAAGAAACCCGACGAGGGGTCGCTCGGCGCGAACTACCCCTGGGTCATCAGGGAGATCCGCGACGCGGTCCCGGCGGACAAGCCGGTCTCCGCCACCGTGGGGGACGTCCCGTACAAGCCCGGCACCGTGGCTCAGGCCGCGCTCGGCGCGGCCGTCTCCGGGGCCACGTACATCAAGGTCGGTCTCTACGGATGCACGACGCCCGAGCAGGCCATCGAGGTCATGCGCGGGGTCGTCCGCGCGGTGAAGGACTACCGGCCGGACGCGTTCGTCGTCGCCTCCGGGTATGCCGACGCGCACCGGATCGGCTGCGTCAATCCGCTGGCGCTGCCCGACATCGCCCGGCGCTCCGGCTCCGACGCGGCCATGCTCGACACCGCGATCAAGGACGGTACGCGGCTGTTCGACCACGTACCGCCCGAGGTCTGCGCGGAGTTCGTCCGGCTGGCCCACGGGGCCGGCCTGCTCGCCGCCCTCGCCGGCAGCGTCAAGGCGGCAGACCTCGGGGCGCTGACCCGTATCGGCACCGACATCGTGGGGGTGCGCGGGGCGGTCTGCGAGGGAGGGGACCGCAACACCGGTCGGATTCGGCCGTCGTTGGTGGCCGCCTTCCGGGCCGAGATGGACCGGCATGCCCGGGAGCACGCCGCCACCGCTGCCGCCGCCGCGACCGCGGGCTGA
- a CDS encoding FAD-dependent oxidoreductase: MTYAITQTCCSDATCVAVCPVNCIHPTPEEPDFGSTEMLYVDPATCIDCGACADACPVDAVVPVDSLFGAHKEYAAINAAYFGDREPEPVAGPNFHAWGEPAFPRSLPSDFAPLRVAVVGTGPAGMYAAEDLLLHTNAEVTLVDRLPVAGGLVRYGVAPDHPATRKAGETFARFHAHPRVRMTLGVEVGRDITAQELAAHHDAVIYAVGASTARRLGIPGEDLPGSISATSFVSWYNAHPETPPETVALTADRVVVAGNGNVALDVVRILVTDPAALAATDIAGHALAALRGSQVREVVLLGRRGPEHLACTASELLALKHLPGVELVVDDSDPRTGTAIDSAAPGEKAALLRDVPRETAGRSPSPAAGRRIVLRFHTAPVELLGRDHVEAVRVTCAGGRREIPAGLFLRAIGYRGLPVPGLPFNETTGTVPHEGGRVTGLPATYVVGWIKRGPSGGIGANRTCAAETVGSLLADAVAGVLPSPAPSPRAFQRLARSRGRDVVDARGLAAIERAELAGGREQGRPRVKLATVSALVAAAKGGRGRPSN, from the coding sequence ATGACCTACGCCATCACCCAGACCTGCTGCAGCGATGCCACCTGCGTCGCCGTGTGCCCCGTCAACTGCATTCACCCGACGCCGGAGGAACCGGACTTCGGCAGCACCGAGATGCTCTACGTCGATCCGGCGACCTGCATAGACTGCGGCGCCTGCGCGGATGCCTGCCCGGTCGACGCCGTCGTCCCGGTGGACAGCCTCTTCGGGGCGCACAAGGAGTACGCCGCGATCAACGCCGCCTACTTCGGGGACCGGGAGCCGGAGCCGGTCGCCGGACCGAACTTCCACGCCTGGGGCGAGCCCGCGTTCCCGCGCAGCCTGCCGTCCGACTTCGCGCCGCTCCGGGTGGCGGTCGTGGGCACCGGGCCGGCCGGGATGTACGCAGCGGAGGACCTGCTGCTGCACACCAACGCCGAGGTCACACTGGTGGACCGGCTGCCGGTGGCGGGCGGCCTCGTCCGGTACGGCGTCGCGCCCGACCACCCGGCGACGAGGAAGGCGGGCGAGACCTTCGCGCGCTTCCACGCGCACCCCCGGGTACGGATGACCCTGGGCGTCGAGGTGGGCCGGGACATCACCGCGCAGGAGCTCGCCGCGCACCACGACGCGGTGATCTACGCGGTCGGCGCCTCCACCGCCCGGCGGCTCGGCATTCCGGGCGAGGACCTGCCGGGCAGCATCTCGGCCACCTCGTTCGTGTCCTGGTACAACGCCCACCCGGAAACGCCGCCGGAGACCGTCGCCCTGACGGCGGACCGGGTGGTCGTCGCCGGGAACGGCAACGTCGCGCTCGACGTCGTGCGCATCCTCGTCACTGATCCGGCCGCCCTGGCCGCCACGGACATCGCCGGTCACGCGCTGGCGGCCCTGCGGGGATCGCAGGTGCGCGAGGTGGTGCTGCTGGGGCGGCGCGGCCCGGAACACCTCGCCTGCACCGCCTCCGAGCTGCTCGCCCTCAAGCACCTGCCGGGTGTGGAACTGGTAGTCGACGACAGCGACCCGAGGACCGGTACGGCGATCGACAGCGCCGCGCCGGGCGAGAAGGCCGCGCTCCTGCGGGACGTGCCCCGGGAGACGGCCGGCCGGTCGCCCTCCCCCGCCGCCGGACGGCGCATCGTCCTCCGCTTCCACACGGCCCCGGTGGAATTGCTCGGCCGGGACCACGTCGAGGCAGTGCGGGTGACGTGCGCCGGGGGCCGGCGGGAGATACCGGCGGGCCTGTTCCTGCGGGCGATCGGATACCGCGGCCTGCCGGTGCCGGGGCTGCCCTTCAACGAGACGACCGGGACCGTCCCGCACGAGGGCGGCCGGGTGACGGGCCTGCCGGCGACGTACGTCGTCGGCTGGATCAAGCGGGGCCCGTCGGGCGGCATCGGGGCCAATCGCACCTGCGCCGCCGAGACCGTGGGCAGCCTCCTGGCGGACGCCGTCGCAGGCGTACTGCCCTCCCCCGCTCCCTCGCCCAGGGCGTTCCAACGCCTCGCCCGGAGCCGCGGCCGCGATGTCGTGGACGCCCGGGGGCTGGCGGCCATCGAACGGGCCGAGCTGGCGGGCGGCCGCGAGCAGGGCCGCCCGAGGGTCAAACTGGCCACGGTGTCCGCACTCGTCGCGGCGGCGAAGGGCGGCCGCGGCAGACCGTCGAACTGA
- a CDS encoding NADPH-dependent 2,4-dienoyl-CoA reductase, producing the protein MSPYPHLLSPLDLGFTTLPNRVLMGSMHIGLEEAEHGFERMAAFYAARARGGVGLMVTGGIAPNDAGCTFPGGARMATEAEAAQHARVTSAVHEAGGRIAMQILHFGRYAHHPGLVAPSAVQAPISAFTPHALSDDEVESTIEDFVTAAALAQRAGYDGVEIMGSEGYLINEFIAAATNHRDDRWGGCYENRIRFPVEIVRRVRERVGSDFILIYRLSMLDLVPGGSSLEEVVHLAREIEAAGATIINTGIGWHEARIPTIATSVPRGAFTWVTQKVRGAVSVPLVTSNRINTPEVAEEILAAGRADMVSMARPFLADPDFVVKAGEGRADAINTCIGCNQACLDHIFSGKVTSCLVNPRACHETELILSPTRTRKRVAVVGAGPAGLACAVTAAERGHAVTLFEAADEIGGQLNVARRVPGKEEFNETLRYFRTRLTEEGVELRLGTAATSEQLDGFDEVVLATGVTPRTPAIPGVDHPSVVSYLDVLRHGAPVGERVALVGAGGIGFDVAEFLTDGGDSASLDPEVFFRQWGVDTEYRERGGLGTAERPKAPRTVHLLQRKASKVGAGLGKTTGWIHRTELRHRGVTMLAGVGYDRIDDEGLHVTVDGERHLLPVDTIVLCAGQEPRRDLYEELLAAGRPAHLIGGADVAAELDAKRAIRQGTELAASL; encoded by the coding sequence ATGAGCCCGTACCCGCATCTGCTGAGCCCGCTCGACCTCGGGTTCACCACCCTCCCGAACCGGGTCCTGATGGGGTCGATGCACATCGGCCTGGAAGAGGCCGAGCACGGCTTCGAGCGCATGGCCGCGTTCTACGCCGCCCGCGCCCGGGGCGGCGTGGGCCTGATGGTCACCGGCGGCATCGCGCCGAACGACGCGGGCTGCACGTTCCCCGGCGGCGCCAGGATGGCCACGGAGGCGGAGGCAGCGCAGCACGCCCGGGTGACCTCGGCGGTGCACGAGGCGGGCGGCCGGATCGCCATGCAGATCCTGCACTTCGGGCGTTACGCGCACCACCCGGGCCTGGTGGCGCCGAGCGCCGTCCAGGCACCCATCAGCGCGTTCACCCCGCACGCACTCAGCGACGACGAGGTCGAGTCGACGATCGAGGACTTCGTCACGGCGGCCGCGCTGGCGCAGCGCGCGGGTTACGACGGCGTCGAGATCATGGGCTCCGAGGGCTACCTGATCAATGAGTTCATCGCCGCCGCGACCAACCACCGCGACGACCGCTGGGGCGGCTGCTACGAGAACCGCATCCGCTTCCCGGTCGAGATCGTGCGCCGGGTCCGTGAGCGGGTCGGCAGCGACTTCATCCTGATCTACCGGCTGTCGATGCTGGACCTGGTGCCCGGCGGATCCTCGCTGGAGGAGGTCGTACACCTCGCCCGGGAGATCGAGGCGGCCGGTGCGACGATCATCAACACCGGCATCGGCTGGCACGAGGCACGTATCCCGACCATCGCGACGTCGGTGCCGCGCGGGGCCTTCACGTGGGTGACCCAGAAGGTGCGCGGCGCCGTCTCCGTACCGCTGGTGACGAGCAACCGGATCAACACCCCGGAGGTCGCGGAGGAGATCCTGGCGGCGGGGCGCGCGGACATGGTGTCGATGGCCCGGCCGTTCCTGGCGGACCCGGACTTCGTCGTCAAGGCGGGCGAGGGCCGCGCCGACGCGATCAACACCTGCATCGGCTGCAACCAGGCCTGTCTTGACCACATCTTCAGCGGCAAGGTCACCTCCTGCCTGGTCAATCCGAGGGCGTGCCACGAGACGGAACTCATCCTGTCGCCGACGCGCACCCGTAAGCGGGTCGCGGTCGTCGGTGCCGGTCCGGCCGGCCTCGCCTGTGCCGTGACGGCGGCGGAGCGCGGGCACGCGGTGACGCTGTTCGAGGCGGCGGACGAGATCGGCGGCCAGCTCAACGTGGCGCGCCGGGTGCCGGGCAAGGAGGAGTTCAACGAGACGCTGCGCTACTTCCGTACCCGGCTGACGGAGGAGGGGGTCGAGCTCCGGCTCGGCACCGCGGCCACCTCGGAGCAGCTCGACGGCTTCGACGAGGTCGTCCTGGCCACCGGGGTCACCCCGCGCACGCCGGCGATCCCCGGCGTGGACCACCCCAGCGTGGTCAGCTACCTCGACGTCCTGCGCCACGGGGCGCCGGTGGGCGAGCGGGTGGCGCTCGTCGGGGCGGGCGGGATCGGCTTCGACGTGGCCGAGTTCCTGACGGACGGCGGGGACTCGGCGAGCCTGGATCCGGAGGTGTTCTTCCGGCAGTGGGGCGTCGACACCGAGTACCGGGAGCGGGGCGGGCTCGGCACCGCCGAGCGCCCGAAGGCTCCGCGCACGGTCCATCTGCTCCAGCGCAAGGCGAGCAAGGTCGGCGCCGGGCTCGGGAAGACGACGGGCTGGATCCACCGCACGGAGCTCCGCCACCGCGGCGTCACGATGCTCGCGGGAGTCGGCTACGACCGGATCGACGACGAGGGCCTGCACGTGACGGTCGACGGCGAGCGGCACCTGCTGCCGGTCGACACGATCGTGCTCTGCGCGGGCCAGGAGCCCCGCCGGGACCTGTACGAGGAACTGCTCGCCGCAGGCCGTCCGGCGCATCTCATCGGCGGCGCGGACGTCGCGGCCGAGCTGGACGCCAAGAGGGCGATCCGCCAGGGCACCGAACTCGCCGCCTCGCTCTGA
- a CDS encoding EF-hand domain-containing protein, giving the protein MRAEATNRVKLVFSLLDANGNGVLDAEDFDIMARRVVEVAPDSDDAAKGAMEAAFRRYWSTLSTELDADGDGVISFDEYAACVLSPERFDATIGDFAESLAALGDPDGDGLIERPLFMALMVAIGFERPNIDALFDAFGPSDSDRIEVMSWVVGIKDFYSPEKAGIPGDHLVGSVEA; this is encoded by the coding sequence GTGCGTGCAGAGGCAACCAATCGGGTCAAGCTTGTTTTCTCGCTGCTCGACGCCAATGGGAATGGCGTTCTCGATGCCGAGGACTTCGACATCATGGCGCGCCGTGTCGTCGAGGTGGCACCCGATTCCGACGACGCGGCGAAGGGTGCGATGGAGGCTGCCTTCCGGCGGTACTGGTCGACCCTGAGCACCGAACTCGACGCCGACGGCGACGGGGTGATCAGCTTCGACGAGTACGCGGCCTGTGTGCTGTCACCTGAGCGTTTCGACGCGACGATCGGTGACTTCGCCGAGTCGCTCGCCGCGCTGGGCGACCCGGACGGCGACGGTCTCATCGAGCGGCCCCTCTTCATGGCGCTGATGGTCGCGATCGGTTTCGAGCGCCCGAACATCGATGCTCTCTTCGACGCCTTCGGGCCCTCGGATTCCGACCGCATCGAGGTGATGTCCTGGGTGGTCGGTATCAAGGACTTCTACAGTCCGGAAAAGGCCGGAATTCCTGGCGACCACCTCGTCGGGAGCGTGGAGGCCTGA